A genomic stretch from Neomonachus schauinslandi chromosome 16, ASM220157v2, whole genome shotgun sequence includes:
- the LGALS4 gene encoding galectin-4 isoform X2, protein MAYIPAPGYQPTYNPTLPYSKPIPGGLSVGMSVYIQGVASEHMKRFSVNFVAGQHAGADIALHFNPRFDGWDKVVFNSQQGGKWGSEEKKRSMPFRKGAAFELVFMVMAEHYKVVVNGNPFYEFGHRLPLQMVTHLQVDGDLELQSINFIGGNPPPGQTPMGTPAYPTMEGPPIFNPPVPFRKRLQGGLTARRTVIIKGSIPPMGKSFVINFMVGSSGDLALHINPRLTEGLVIRNSYLNGSWGSEDRKISYNPFGPGQFFDLSIRCGIDRFKVYANGQHLFDFSHRLSAFQNVDMLEIQGDITLSYVQV, encoded by the exons ATGGCCTATATCCCTGCACCTGGCTACCAGCCCACTTACAATCCG ACTCTGCCCTACAGCAAGCCCATCCCGGGTGGTCTCAGTGTGGGAATGTCTGTGTACATCCAAGGAGTGGCCAGCGAACACATGAAGAG GTTCTCCGTGAACTTCGTGGCGGGGCAGCACGCGGGAGCGGACATTGCCTTGCACTTCAATCCCCGCTTTGATGGCTGGGACAAGGTGGTCTTCAACTCGCAACAGGGCGGCAAGTGGGGCAGCGAGGAGAAGAAGCGGAGCATGCCTTTCCGCAAGGGCGCGGCCTTCGAGCTGGTGTTCATGGTCATGGCGGAGCACTACAAG GTGGTGGTAAATGGAAATCCCTTCTACGAGTTCGGGCATCGGCTGCCCCTACAGATGGTCACTCACCTGCAAGTGGATGGGGACCTGGAGCTTCAATCAATCAACTTCATTGGTGGCAACCCGCCCCCAGGCCAG ACACCCATGGGAACTCCAGCATACCCA ACCATGGAGGGACCCCCGATCTTCAACCCG CCTGTGCCATTTAGGAAGAGATTGCAAGGAGGTCTTACAGCCCGAAGAACCGTCATAATCAAGGGCTCCATACCCCCCATGGGCAAGAG ctttgtCATCAACTTCATGGTGGGATCCTCAGGGGACCTGGCTCTGCACATTAACCCTCGTCTGACTGAGGGTCTCGTGATTCGGAACAGCTATCTGAATGGTTCATGGGGATCCGAGGACAGGAAGATCTCCTACAACCCATTTGGTCCTGGGCAATTCTTTGAT ctgtCCATTCGCTGTGGCATAGATCGTTTCAAGGTTTACGCCAACGGCCAGCACCTCTTCGACTTTTCCCATCGCCTTTCGGCCTTCCAGAATGTGGACATGCTGGAGATCCAGGGTGATATCACCTTGTCCTATGTCCAAGTCTGA
- the LGALS4 gene encoding galectin-4 isoform X1, which yields MAYIPAPGYQPTYNPTLPYSKPIPGGLSVGMSVYIQGVASEHMKRFSVNFVAGQHAGADIALHFNPRFDGWDKVVFNSQQGGKWGSEEKKRSMPFRKGAAFELVFMVMAEHYKVVVNGNPFYEFGHRLPLQMVTHLQVDGDLELQSINFIGGLGAAQRPPAPLTISAFYPSVGSWTHPPTANTLQTMEGPPIFNPPVPFRKRLQGGLTARRTVIIKGSIPPMGKSFVINFMVGSSGDLALHINPRLTEGLVIRNSYLNGSWGSEDRKISYNPFGPGQFFDLSIRCGIDRFKVYANGQHLFDFSHRLSAFQNVDMLEIQGDITLSYVQV from the exons ATGGCCTATATCCCTGCACCTGGCTACCAGCCCACTTACAATCCG ACTCTGCCCTACAGCAAGCCCATCCCGGGTGGTCTCAGTGTGGGAATGTCTGTGTACATCCAAGGAGTGGCCAGCGAACACATGAAGAG GTTCTCCGTGAACTTCGTGGCGGGGCAGCACGCGGGAGCGGACATTGCCTTGCACTTCAATCCCCGCTTTGATGGCTGGGACAAGGTGGTCTTCAACTCGCAACAGGGCGGCAAGTGGGGCAGCGAGGAGAAGAAGCGGAGCATGCCTTTCCGCAAGGGCGCGGCCTTCGAGCTGGTGTTCATGGTCATGGCGGAGCACTACAAG GTGGTGGTAAATGGAAATCCCTTCTACGAGTTCGGGCATCGGCTGCCCCTACAGATGGTCACTCACCTGCAAGTGGATGGGGACCTGGAGCTTCAATCAATCAACTTCATTG GAGGTCTTGGGGCAGCCCAAAGACCCCCAGCCCCCCTCACCATTTCTGCCTTCTATCCGTCTGTCGGGTCCTGGACACACCCACCAACAGCCAA CACTTTGCAGACCATGGAGGGACCCCCGATCTTCAACCCG CCTGTGCCATTTAGGAAGAGATTGCAAGGAGGTCTTACAGCCCGAAGAACCGTCATAATCAAGGGCTCCATACCCCCCATGGGCAAGAG ctttgtCATCAACTTCATGGTGGGATCCTCAGGGGACCTGGCTCTGCACATTAACCCTCGTCTGACTGAGGGTCTCGTGATTCGGAACAGCTATCTGAATGGTTCATGGGGATCCGAGGACAGGAAGATCTCCTACAACCCATTTGGTCCTGGGCAATTCTTTGAT ctgtCCATTCGCTGTGGCATAGATCGTTTCAAGGTTTACGCCAACGGCCAGCACCTCTTCGACTTTTCCCATCGCCTTTCGGCCTTCCAGAATGTGGACATGCTGGAGATCCAGGGTGATATCACCTTGTCCTATGTCCAAGTCTGA
- the LGALS4 gene encoding galectin-4 isoform X3, which yields MAYIPAPGYQPTYNPTLPYSKPIPGGLSVGMSVYIQGVASEHMKRFSVNFVAGQHAGADIALHFNPRFDGWDKVVFNSQQGGKWGSEEKKRSMPFRKGAAFELVFMVMAEHYKVVVNGNPFYEFGHRLPLQMVTHLQVDGDLELQSINFIGGNPPPGQGPGHTHQQPSQLPTMEGPPIFNPPVPFRKRLQGGLTARRTVIIKGSIPPMGKSFVINFMVGSSGDLALHINPRLTEGLVIRNSYLNGSWGSEDRKISYNPFGPGQFFDLSIRCGIDRFKVYANGQHLFDFSHRLSAFQNVDMLEIQGDITLSYVQV from the exons ATGGCCTATATCCCTGCACCTGGCTACCAGCCCACTTACAATCCG ACTCTGCCCTACAGCAAGCCCATCCCGGGTGGTCTCAGTGTGGGAATGTCTGTGTACATCCAAGGAGTGGCCAGCGAACACATGAAGAG GTTCTCCGTGAACTTCGTGGCGGGGCAGCACGCGGGAGCGGACATTGCCTTGCACTTCAATCCCCGCTTTGATGGCTGGGACAAGGTGGTCTTCAACTCGCAACAGGGCGGCAAGTGGGGCAGCGAGGAGAAGAAGCGGAGCATGCCTTTCCGCAAGGGCGCGGCCTTCGAGCTGGTGTTCATGGTCATGGCGGAGCACTACAAG GTGGTGGTAAATGGAAATCCCTTCTACGAGTTCGGGCATCGGCTGCCCCTACAGATGGTCACTCACCTGCAAGTGGATGGGGACCTGGAGCTTCAATCAATCAACTTCATTGGTGGCAACCCGCCCCCAGGCCA GGGTCCTGGACACACCCACCAACAGCCAAGTCAGCTGCCT ACCATGGAGGGACCCCCGATCTTCAACCCG CCTGTGCCATTTAGGAAGAGATTGCAAGGAGGTCTTACAGCCCGAAGAACCGTCATAATCAAGGGCTCCATACCCCCCATGGGCAAGAG ctttgtCATCAACTTCATGGTGGGATCCTCAGGGGACCTGGCTCTGCACATTAACCCTCGTCTGACTGAGGGTCTCGTGATTCGGAACAGCTATCTGAATGGTTCATGGGGATCCGAGGACAGGAAGATCTCCTACAACCCATTTGGTCCTGGGCAATTCTTTGAT ctgtCCATTCGCTGTGGCATAGATCGTTTCAAGGTTTACGCCAACGGCCAGCACCTCTTCGACTTTTCCCATCGCCTTTCGGCCTTCCAGAATGTGGACATGCTGGAGATCCAGGGTGATATCACCTTGTCCTATGTCCAAGTCTGA